Genomic DNA from Salvia miltiorrhiza cultivar Shanhuang (shh) chromosome 1, IMPLAD_Smil_shh, whole genome shotgun sequence:
ATGATATCCTCAGGACAAATGAAGATCTTGTTCTAAAGAGGAGTGTGAAATTATTGCCAGGGCTTCTTGAATACTCGAGATTGTCTGATGCTAATATGAAGGACCCTTCCCAAGGTCCCATTAATTCTGTTCAGTTCCACAAGAATGCACAGTTGCTCCTTGTTGGTGGGTTGGATAGAACATTGAAGTTCTTTCAAGTAGATGGGAAGAAAAATGAGATGATACAGAGCATTTTTCTTGAGGACTGTCCTATTCGAAAGGCTGCTTTCTTACCTGATGGATCACAGGCCATTATATCAGGAAGGAGGAAGTTTGCTTATAGCTTTGATTTAGTCAAAGCTCACgtagataagataggccctcTTGCAGGAAGGGATGAGAAGAGCTTGGAATCTTTTGAGGTTAGCCCTGATTCTAAGACCATCGCCTTTCTTGGAAACGAAGGGTATATTCTGTTAGTGTCATCAAAGACGAAAGAACTGATTGGAACACTGAAGATGAACGGAAGTGTTAGATCCATAGCGTTCACTAATGATGGACAGCAGTTGTTGAGTTCTGGTGGGGATGGGCAAATTTATCACTGGGATCTAAGAACAAGGTCGTGCTTCCACAAAGGCGTGGATGAAGGTTGTCTGACTGGCACAGCTTTGTCTGTTCCACCCGTTGGAAATTTATTTGCAGCTGGTTCAGACAGTGGGATTGTGAACATCTACAACAGAGATGAGTTCATAGGTGGGAAGAGAAAACCTATAAAAGTTATTGAGAACTTGACTACTAAGGTGGATTTTATGAAATTTAACCCGGATGCACAAATTCTGGCCATCAGTTCTCGCATGAAGAAGAATAGCATGAAGCTGATTCATGTCCCGTCTTTAACTGTTTTTTCAAACTGGCCGCCTCCTAATAAGGCTGTGCACTATCCGAGCTGTATGGATTTCAGCCCTCACGGAGGTTTCATGGCAGTGGGAAATGCTGCTGGAAAAGTCTTGTTATACAAGTTGCATCACTATAGTCGGGCTTAGTAAGTTTCTTAGCCAAATTAGATGCCAACTTTGTTGTTATGTTTGCTGATTGAGGCGCGTTCACGTGATCTTTTTTGTGGAATTCACAATGGTTATATTTCTTCTCACAGAGATGAAAGTTTGATTTTCATCACCCCTGGCATTGAAAGTTTTTTCTTTGAGCCATCTTGCACACAAATTTTTGAAGGGGGTGATATAGTAAGCCGATTGTACCTGTCTGAAGAATTTATAGTTTCAGGTTGTAgggttttcttttttgggccaTATTCTTCTTTTGTATCGTTATATGCAATTAGCTTGTTACGCTTTTTGAACTG
This window encodes:
- the LOC130999549 gene encoding U3 small nucleolar RNA-associated protein 18 homolog, which encodes MSLISQNALPKEAGKKKKRVMEKAKIELAEEREEEVEDGDKIIVDPTKNKKRKKGRKGDDDDKQLEIEEGKQRKKLENFLFSSLYSPVGFGKDDEEEEEAREEVDNSSALFFTDRSADSTLSVYEEDIESGEENADEQENNERKPVWVDDEEKKTSINIANVNKLRKLRKGEDESIISGEAYESRLRAQHMKMNRGTDWARLNAQPVYSSEDDDSDKENGVVIASGYERPEYADDILRTNEDLVLKRSVKLLPGLLEYSRLSDANMKDPSQGPINSVQFHKNAQLLLVGGLDRTLKFFQVDGKKNEMIQSIFLEDCPIRKAAFLPDGSQAIISGRRKFAYSFDLVKAHVDKIGPLAGRDEKSLESFEVSPDSKTIAFLGNEGYILLVSSKTKELIGTLKMNGSVRSIAFTNDGQQLLSSGGDGQIYHWDLRTRSCFHKGVDEGCLTGTALSVPPVGNLFAAGSDSGIVNIYNRDEFIGGKRKPIKVIENLTTKVDFMKFNPDAQILAISSRMKKNSMKLIHVPSLTVFSNWPPPNKAVHYPSCMDFSPHGGFMAVGNAAGKVLLYKLHHYSRA